A genome region from Candidatus Bathyarchaeia archaeon includes the following:
- a CDS encoding flavodoxin family protein — protein MIYVIGIVGSPGISGNTEILVAETLKTIAEGNIKTELIRLADKEIKPCDACLSCRKTGECRIKDDFQEIFDKMMKADGIILASPVYFGSTTPQIMALIDRAGYISGAKGRVFENKVGGPIVVARRAGQNFTLAQLLFFFMQQGMIVPGSTYWNIAFGIEKGNVLSDEEGLRTIRNFAKKMVWLIKRLKA, from the coding sequence ATGATTTATGTGATAGGTATTGTTGGAAGCCCAGGAATCAGCGGCAATACCGAAATTCTTGTTGCAGAGACATTAAAGACTATTGCTGAAGGAAACATTAAAACCGAGCTTATAAGATTAGCTGATAAAGAGATTAAGCCATGTGATGCATGCCTATCATGCAGAAAAACAGGTGAATGCCGCATAAAGGATGATTTCCAAGAAATCTTCGATAAAATGATGAAAGCTGACGGCATAATATTAGCCTCGCCAGTCTATTTCGGATCGACAACACCTCAAATAATGGCCTTAATTGATAGAGCCGGGTATATTTCAGGTGCAAAGGGGAGAGTCTTTGAAAATAAGGTTGGTGGACCAATAGTTGTGGCTAGAAGGGCAGGTCAAAATTTTACCCTAGCCCAACTACTATTCTTCTTTATGCAGCAAGGAATGATTGTCCCAGGATCAACATATTGGAATATCGCTTTTGGAATAGAGAAGGGTAATGTTTTGAGCGATGAAGAAGGCTTGAGAACTATAAGAAACTTTGCTAAAAAGATGGTTTGGCTGATAAAAAGATTAAAGGCATAG
- a CDS encoding protein tyrosine phosphatase: MTGSSEIKPKRILFVCTANIDRSPTAEALLKNIRGFDAQSAGVWFNARRRISEDLIEWADLIFAMEEYHKDIIVSLKPDAENKVVVLNIPDIYLRNDPELIKILKVKLSEYLNINWDEKSASSSSNNIDHH; encoded by the coding sequence ATGACTGGCAGCAGCGAAATCAAGCCTAAACGCATCCTCTTTGTCTGCACAGCCAATATTGATCGTAGCCCAACTGCCGAAGCCCTACTAAAAAATATTAGGGGCTTTGATGCTCAATCTGCTGGTGTGTGGTTTAATGCTAGAAGAAGGATCTCAGAAGATCTTATTGAATGGGCTGACCTAATATTTGCTATGGAAGAATATCACAAAGATATTATAGTATCTCTAAAGCCTGATGCGGAAAATAAAGTGGTTGTGCTCAATATACCAGATATTTATTTAAGGAATGACCCGGAATTAATAAAGATTCTGAAAGTGAAGTTATCTGAATACTTGAATATAAACTGGGATGAAAAGTCAGCGTCTTCCAGCAGCAATAATATTGACCACCACTAA
- a CDS encoding PadR family transcriptional regulator yields MHHPPMPPMTWKNMKRHVACVPKGFLRFHVLRLLKEKPMSGSEIMDAIEKETHGFWRPSPGSIYPLLAWLQDKGYIKEVLGEEGGVRRYTITDQGLKLLEEQAKIREKMWKMAFFAPRFMWLTPPIPPAERIGAVQESFERVIRSFINLREALVERVDEQIIKEVAEILNSTAERIEALAKKIREEQR; encoded by the coding sequence ATGCATCATCCACCCATGCCACCTATGACGTGGAAAAATATGAAAAGGCATGTAGCATGTGTTCCTAAAGGTTTCCTAAGATTCCATGTTCTTCGGCTGTTAAAAGAAAAGCCTATGTCTGGCTCAGAGATAATGGATGCTATTGAAAAAGAAACTCATGGTTTCTGGAGACCTAGCCCAGGATCAATATATCCACTTTTAGCATGGTTACAGGATAAAGGCTATATTAAGGAGGTTCTAGGTGAAGAGGGCGGCGTAAGACGTTATACTATAACTGATCAGGGTTTAAAACTTTTGGAAGAACAGGCTAAGATTAGGGAGAAGATGTGGAAGATGGCCTTCTTTGCCCCCCGCTTTATGTGGCTTACTCCACCAATCCCGCCCGCAGAGAGAATCGGCGCAGTCCAAGAATCTTTTGAACGAGTCATTAGATCCTTTATTAACTTAAGAGAGGCTCTAGTAGAACGAGTTGATGAACAAATAATCAAGGAAGTTGCTGAAATACTTAATAGCACAGCCGAAAGGATTGAAGCATTAGCTAAGAAGATTAGAGAGGAACAACGTTAA